In Chryseobacterium camelliae, one DNA window encodes the following:
- a CDS encoding gamma carbonic anhydrase family protein, whose product MAIIRELLGKTPQIGEDTFLAETATVIGDVTMGKECSIWYNAVIRGDVNYIRMGDKVNVQDNAMLHCTYEKHPLKIGNNVSIGHNAIVHGCTIQDNVLIGMGAIVMDECLVEENSIVGAGSVVTQGTHIKSGEVWGGVPARKIKDLSAALLEGEVNRIADNYVLYSSWYKE is encoded by the coding sequence ATGGCAATTATAAGAGAACTTTTAGGCAAAACTCCTCAGATAGGGGAAGATACTTTTCTGGCAGAAACAGCAACGGTGATCGGAGATGTTACAATGGGCAAGGAATGCAGCATCTGGTACAATGCCGTGATACGGGGCGATGTAAACTACATCAGGATGGGTGATAAAGTCAATGTGCAGGACAATGCCATGCTGCACTGTACCTATGAAAAACATCCCCTGAAAATCGGCAATAATGTTTCCATAGGCCATAATGCGATTGTACACGGCTGTACTATACAAGATAATGTACTGATTGGTATGGGTGCTATTGTGATGGATGAATGCCTGGTGGAAGAAAATTCCATTGTTGGAGCCGGTTCGGTTGTTACCCAGGGAACCCATATCAAATCCGGAGAAGTCTGGGGCGGTGTTCCGGCCAGGAAAATCAAAGATCTTTCTGCTGCATTGCTGGAGGGGGAAGTGAACAGGATTGCCGATAATTATGTGCTGTATTCTTCCTGGTATAAGGAGTGA
- a CDS encoding TonB-dependent receptor, translated as MRKKSILLIAGTATLYFNNAYAQEVPKDSTRSASIEQVVITGNSNPKKKIESSTAISTFTAKEIQKQNPISAAALLQRVPGFAVETSGGEVGNNLFARGIPSAGAYEFVQVQEDGLPVFEDGALQFANADNFFRVDNSVSRLEALRGGSGSIFANNSPGGLINFITKEGSNDFRGTAKLETSTYGLMRTDINVGGALVKDRLFFNVGGFYRTDDGIRKTGFKANNGGQIRMNLKYVFDKGYAKIYYKKLDDRNTFFLPIPLMQDGNNLKEFPGFDANYGTYSYRNISQLNIPQAGGGFFSRNLEDGIHPKVDVLGAEFKYDLGNNFSVVNKTRYTNINMNYTGIFPAGGPQSAADYAQANGISGNTFQYSLVSNAAIVNPTYVQKLGFWAIDKQMNNFVNDVQFNYKFDQGNVTAGFYKSNWRSHQYWNWSNILTTASDRPELLNLVDTSLTPNSTGYSKTYNGVANMSFLLRDSQIQGSLNDLYLNLDYNITDDLSFNGGIRYSRDFYKGYGVNTTTGNLNNSGLTTDGTHSFATTTADDNMSVLGNKYTYWNYDVDKISFTTALNYKINTENAVYARFSNGFRSPNEEAYYNNMNSLSAIKPVTTNQVEVGYKYYSRTFDIAVIPFYSALKNLSFTDVYSDGTSENKFANTTNIGVELEGYARLFSNVLEVTFNGTVQNPKYKDFTGRNADGTAFNYDGNTVRRIPKIYFNIAPAVNITKSWRAYVSMNYYGKRFQDEANSDNNTLPSFSEFGAGTSYQLGKIRFAVDGTNIFNTIGITEGDPRSPLTGAGDIRMARPIMGAAVRASITMDF; from the coding sequence ATGAGAAAAAAATCAATCCTATTGATTGCAGGGACTGCTACGCTTTATTTTAATAATGCTTACGCTCAGGAAGTCCCTAAGGATTCTACACGATCTGCATCCATTGAACAGGTGGTGATCACGGGAAATTCAAATCCCAAAAAGAAAATAGAATCCAGTACCGCGATTTCCACATTTACCGCAAAAGAAATCCAGAAACAGAACCCGATCAGTGCAGCCGCTCTGTTGCAGCGGGTCCCGGGGTTTGCTGTGGAGACATCAGGAGGTGAAGTAGGAAACAACCTTTTTGCCAGAGGGATTCCATCTGCCGGTGCTTATGAATTTGTACAGGTACAGGAAGACGGCCTTCCGGTTTTTGAAGATGGCGCTCTGCAGTTTGCTAATGCCGATAACTTTTTCCGGGTAGATAATTCGGTGAGCAGGCTTGAAGCCCTGAGAGGAGGTTCAGGATCTATTTTTGCCAACAATTCTCCGGGTGGGCTTATCAATTTCATTACGAAGGAAGGGAGTAATGACTTCAGAGGGACCGCAAAGCTGGAAACCAGTACCTACGGACTGATGCGTACGGATATTAATGTAGGCGGAGCTTTGGTTAAAGACAGACTGTTTTTCAATGTCGGAGGTTTTTACAGGACCGATGACGGAATCCGGAAAACAGGGTTTAAAGCCAACAACGGAGGTCAGATCAGAATGAACCTGAAATATGTTTTCGATAAAGGATATGCTAAGATTTACTATAAAAAGCTGGATGACCGAAATACTTTCTTCCTTCCGATTCCTCTGATGCAGGACGGGAATAATCTGAAAGAGTTTCCCGGCTTCGATGCGAATTACGGCACCTACAGCTACAGGAATATCAGCCAGCTGAACATCCCTCAGGCAGGCGGCGGTTTTTTCAGCAGGAACCTGGAGGACGGAATCCATCCTAAAGTAGATGTTCTGGGAGCGGAATTCAAATACGATCTTGGGAATAATTTCTCTGTGGTGAATAAAACCAGGTATACCAATATTAATATGAATTATACCGGGATTTTCCCTGCTGGCGGGCCACAGAGCGCTGCTGATTATGCACAGGCAAATGGGATCAGCGGAAATACATTTCAGTATTCCCTGGTAAGCAATGCAGCAATTGTAAACCCCACTTATGTTCAGAAACTGGGATTCTGGGCCATAGACAAGCAGATGAATAATTTTGTCAACGATGTGCAGTTTAACTATAAATTTGACCAGGGAAATGTGACGGCAGGATTTTATAAATCTAACTGGAGATCGCACCAATACTGGAACTGGAGCAATATTCTGACGACTGCCTCCGACAGACCTGAACTCCTGAATCTTGTAGATACCTCATTAACTCCGAACAGTACAGGATATTCAAAAACATACAATGGCGTGGCTAATATGTCATTTTTACTCAGGGATTCCCAGATCCAGGGAAGTCTGAATGACCTGTACCTGAACCTGGACTATAACATCACCGATGATTTAAGTTTTAACGGGGGAATCCGCTACAGCCGTGATTTTTATAAAGGCTATGGCGTCAATACAACCACCGGGAATCTGAATAATTCAGGACTGACTACCGATGGAACACACAGCTTTGCTACCACTACAGCGGATGATAATATGTCGGTACTGGGGAATAAATACACGTACTGGAATTATGATGTCGATAAGATCTCTTTTACTACAGCCCTGAATTATAAGATCAATACTGAAAATGCGGTTTATGCGAGGTTTTCCAATGGCTTCAGGTCCCCGAATGAAGAAGCGTATTATAATAATATGAACAGCTTGTCTGCTATCAAACCTGTAACGACCAATCAGGTGGAAGTGGGGTATAAATATTATTCCAGGACTTTTGATATTGCCGTGATTCCGTTTTATTCTGCCCTGAAGAACCTATCATTTACTGATGTCTACTCTGACGGGACTTCTGAAAATAAGTTTGCCAACACCACCAATATAGGAGTGGAGCTGGAAGGGTATGCAAGGTTGTTCAGCAATGTTCTTGAGGTAACATTCAACGGAACCGTGCAGAATCCGAAATACAAAGATTTTACAGGAAGAAATGCTGATGGAACGGCTTTTAATTATGACGGAAACACTGTACGGAGAATACCGAAGATCTACTTCAATATTGCTCCGGCTGTGAATATTACCAAATCCTGGAGAGCCTATGTGAGTATGAATTATTATGGGAAGCGCTTTCAGGACGAGGCTAACTCGGATAATAATACCCTTCCTTCTTTTTCAGAATTTGGGGCAGGGACATCCTATCAGTTAGGTAAAATCCGTTTTGCAGTTGATGGCACGAACATCTTCAATACAATCGGAATTACGGAGGGCGATCCGAGGTCACCGCTGACCGGAGCAGGAGATATCCGTATGGCAAGGCCGATCATGGGTGCTGCCGTACGGGCCTCCATTACCATGGATTTCTAA
- a CDS encoding type IX secretion system plug protein: MKTLRLLLLSFSGLVFGQNIQSIQLFNPQTNDETPVVNLGQQLVLSFDDLTNASEIYRYTLKHYDRNWNEDNLFFTEFANGSLNGLLDKFQYSFNTLQSYTHYTLTIPNDKMQPKISGNFELVVYKDSADRPLFTRRFYVVENAAVIGVNVSRIADAKNPDVNQRVEVQAVSQGGDLNSNVNSISLSVMQNNNPNMMIGNLRPSSTLGNKLLFQQMNLVFPGNNEFYYFDNKNIDMAADMVRATEIKDGVNQTYLHPVWAFPLNYQYQPDVNGAWYYRRNDLGIERNAEREADYSWVYFSLDSDPVDKEIYVLGGFNNFKPGKENMMQYDAATKKYVARIYLKQGFYNYILATRSAGGPLNFGEINGNFWQTENLYQAFLYYTPFGRNYDGLMGYGEFRTPVR; encoded by the coding sequence ATGAAAACTTTGCGATTACTTTTACTTTCTTTCAGTGGGTTGGTCTTCGGGCAGAATATCCAAAGCATCCAGCTTTTTAATCCGCAGACCAATGATGAGACACCGGTCGTAAATCTTGGACAGCAATTGGTGCTGAGCTTTGATGACCTGACCAATGCCAGTGAAATTTACCGATATACGCTTAAACATTATGACCGTAACTGGAATGAGGATAATCTCTTTTTTACAGAATTTGCCAACGGGAGCTTAAACGGGTTGCTGGATAAGTTTCAATATTCTTTCAATACCCTGCAGTCTTACACTCATTATACGCTTACCATACCCAATGATAAAATGCAGCCCAAGATTTCCGGGAATTTTGAGTTGGTAGTCTATAAAGATTCTGCGGACAGGCCGCTCTTTACAAGGAGGTTCTATGTTGTGGAAAATGCTGCCGTAATTGGCGTGAATGTTTCGCGTATTGCAGATGCCAAAAACCCGGATGTTAACCAGAGAGTAGAAGTGCAGGCTGTATCACAGGGTGGAGACCTGAATTCCAATGTGAATTCCATAAGCCTGAGTGTTATGCAAAACAATAACCCGAATATGATGATCGGAAACCTCAGACCAAGCTCGACTTTAGGCAATAAACTGCTTTTCCAGCAGATGAATCTGGTTTTCCCGGGAAATAATGAGTTTTATTATTTTGATAATAAAAATATAGATATGGCGGCCGATATGGTCCGTGCTACAGAAATTAAAGACGGCGTCAATCAGACTTATCTTCATCCGGTTTGGGCATTTCCGCTGAATTATCAGTATCAGCCTGATGTTAATGGTGCATGGTACTACAGGAGGAATGACCTGGGCATTGAAAGGAATGCTGAGCGTGAGGCAGATTATTCGTGGGTATATTTTTCCCTTGATTCAGATCCTGTAGATAAGGAAATTTATGTGTTGGGCGGTTTCAACAATTTTAAGCCCGGTAAAGAAAATATGATGCAGTATGATGCGGCAACCAAAAAATACGTTGCCAGAATTTATCTCAAACAGGGGTTTTATAATTATATCTTGGCAACCAGGTCTGCAGGCGGACCTCTGAATTTTGGCGAAATCAACGGTAATTTCTGGCAGACCGAGAATCTGTATCAGGCGTTCTTATATTATACTCCTTTCGGCAGGAACTATGACGGTTTAATGGGTTATGGAGAATTTAGGACACCGGTGAGATAG
- a CDS encoding trehalase family glycosidase, whose amino-acid sequence MYQPLYIHEIQDLFDDVQRSEIFEDQKMMTDAVPLFPIAEINKKYLMEKQLKDFNLKKFVLSHFEFLGAKVSLQKEDHLPIKDHIERLWDELTRTSYEEKGTLLKLPKPYIVPGGRFNEFFYWDSYFIMLGLQISGRVEMMEHIIENCAYLIQTYGFVPNGSRTHFLTRSQPPYFSLMLDLLFETTEDESVYIKYSDTLEKEYAFWMDGAVKLKNGSAIKRVVKTEAGDILNRYYDAENEPRPESYLIDIKDSEHAGKEFYRNIRSACESGWDFSSRWFADGEHIRTIETLNLAEVDLNCLLWHLEKTLARSSALQQWTEKEKVFNEKAALRKKLIDVYFWDGNSGTYKDYHTEKNTVTPSEHIAALYPLFLGLASEEQAESVAEHIRKNFLYHGGLVTTTKNSGQQWDLPNAWAPYQWLGFKSMKNYGFDELAEQIKNHWCGNVERIYRNTGKLMEKYNAMDMESIAGGGEYPNQDGFGWTNGVYLKLKNS is encoded by the coding sequence ATGTATCAACCGCTATATATACACGAAATTCAGGACCTTTTTGATGATGTCCAGAGATCTGAGATTTTTGAAGACCAGAAAATGATGACCGATGCTGTTCCGCTGTTTCCGATTGCTGAGATCAATAAGAAATACCTTATGGAAAAGCAGCTGAAAGATTTCAACCTGAAAAAGTTTGTCCTTTCACATTTTGAATTCCTGGGGGCAAAAGTTTCCCTCCAGAAAGAGGATCACTTACCTATTAAAGACCATATCGAAAGGCTTTGGGATGAACTCACCAGGACTTCATATGAAGAAAAAGGAACTCTGCTTAAGCTTCCCAAGCCCTATATTGTGCCCGGAGGACGCTTCAACGAATTTTTTTACTGGGACAGTTACTTTATTATGCTGGGCCTGCAGATTTCAGGACGGGTGGAAATGATGGAGCATATTATTGAAAACTGTGCTTATCTCATTCAGACGTATGGTTTTGTGCCGAACGGAAGCCGCACGCATTTCCTGACCCGCTCTCAGCCGCCTTATTTCTCGCTCATGTTGGATCTGCTTTTTGAGACTACAGAAGATGAATCAGTATACATCAAATATTCCGATACGCTGGAAAAAGAATATGCTTTCTGGATGGATGGAGCGGTAAAGCTGAAAAACGGTTCGGCAATAAAACGGGTGGTGAAAACGGAAGCTGGTGATATCCTGAACAGGTATTATGACGCTGAGAACGAACCAAGGCCTGAAAGTTATCTTATCGATATCAAAGACAGCGAACATGCAGGAAAAGAATTTTACCGGAATATCAGGAGTGCCTGCGAATCAGGCTGGGACTTTTCCAGCAGATGGTTTGCAGACGGAGAACACATCCGGACAATTGAAACGCTGAATCTGGCGGAGGTTGATCTCAACTGTCTTTTGTGGCATCTGGAAAAAACGCTGGCCAGGTCTTCTGCGCTTCAGCAATGGACTGAGAAAGAAAAAGTATTTAATGAAAAAGCAGCTTTAAGGAAAAAGCTGATCGATGTTTATTTCTGGGACGGGAATTCAGGGACTTATAAAGATTATCACACAGAAAAAAACACAGTAACGCCGTCCGAGCATATTGCTGCACTCTATCCTCTTTTTCTGGGTCTGGCCAGCGAAGAACAGGCAGAATCGGTTGCTGAACATATCAGGAAGAATTTTCTTTACCATGGCGGGCTTGTAACTACCACTAAAAACAGTGGGCAGCAGTGGGACCTTCCGAATGCATGGGCACCGTATCAGTGGCTGGGTTTCAAATCAATGAAAAATTATGGGTTTGATGAACTGGCAGAACAGATCAAAAATCATTGGTGCGGAAATGTAGAGAGAATCTACCGGAATACAGGAAAACTGATGGAAAAATATAACGCTATGGACATGGAAAGCATTGCCGGAGGAGGGGAGTATCCTAACCAGGACGGTTTCGGGTGGACTAATGGCGTTTACCTCAAATTAAAAAACAGCTGA
- the hemH gene encoding ferrochelatase: MNNKGILLVNLGSPKSTAVNDVREYLDEFLMDEKVIDYRWIFRALLVRGIILNTRPAKSAAAYKTVWTDQGSPLIVITEKIQKKLQERYDIPVEIGMRYAQPSIEAGIRKLVEQGVSEIVLFPLYPQYAMSTTETVIEKAEEVRKKNFPTVKISYIQPFYNRDIYISCLAESIREKLPEHFDALQFSYHGVPERHIYKTDPTKTCNLNDCCSRDSNPSHQFCYRHQCYKTTNDVIEKLGLPKEKTIVSFQSRLGKDKWIEPYTDETLETIPKKGVKTLAVVCPAFVSDCLETLEEISVEGKEQFLHAGGEHFHYIPCLNDEDRWIDVIQTLCDEKLNEFYLV, from the coding sequence TTGAATAATAAAGGAATTTTACTGGTCAACCTTGGTTCACCGAAATCTACAGCTGTTAATGATGTAAGGGAATATCTTGATGAATTCCTCATGGATGAAAAGGTTATTGATTACCGCTGGATATTCCGCGCCCTTCTGGTAAGAGGAATTATCCTAAATACAAGGCCGGCCAAATCTGCTGCGGCATATAAAACGGTTTGGACTGATCAGGGATCGCCACTGATCGTTATTACAGAAAAAATTCAGAAAAAACTTCAGGAACGCTATGATATCCCGGTAGAAATCGGGATGAGGTATGCACAGCCAAGCATTGAAGCCGGAATCCGCAAGCTTGTGGAACAGGGGGTTTCGGAAATTGTTCTTTTCCCGTTATATCCTCAGTATGCCATGAGTACTACGGAAACGGTGATTGAAAAAGCGGAGGAAGTAAGAAAAAAGAATTTTCCGACAGTGAAGATCAGCTATATCCAGCCGTTTTACAACAGGGATATTTACATCAGCTGCCTTGCGGAAAGCATCCGCGAAAAACTGCCGGAACATTTTGATGCGCTGCAGTTTTCTTATCATGGCGTTCCCGAACGGCATATTTACAAAACTGACCCTACCAAGACCTGTAACCTTAACGACTGCTGTTCAAGAGATAGCAATCCGAGCCACCAGTTTTGCTATCGCCATCAGTGCTACAAAACAACCAATGACGTTATTGAAAAGCTGGGACTTCCTAAAGAGAAAACCATCGTCTCCTTTCAGTCAAGACTCGGGAAAGACAAATGGATCGAGCCCTACACAGATGAGACTCTTGAAACCATTCCTAAAAAAGGCGTGAAAACCTTAGCAGTGGTTTGTCCAGCATTTGTATCCGACTGTCTTGAAACCCTGGAGGAGATTTCCGTTGAGGGTAAGGAACAGTTCCTTCATGCGGGTGGAGAGCATTTCCATTATATCCCCTGTCTCAACGATGAAGACCGGTGGATTGATGTGATTCAGACTCTTTGTGACGAAAAACTAAACGAATTTTACCTGGTATAA
- a CDS encoding NifU family protein, translated as MRTIIIEPTENPKVMKFVADYTLIPGSLELDRNSDISEIPLAQELFNYPFVERIFITANFVAVAKQDTIEWEHVAESLKNVIEDELLANPRVYLQKKKEMYQIYAEMTPNPNVMKFVSNKLLLDGFAEVKSREEAEGVPLAQAIYKEFDFVSEVFISDNFVAVTRDNSVEWHEVMMAVRALIAEYLQNGGEISRLEPQKHENPVEKIINRDYTDNEQKISDILNEYVAPAVENDGGKISLMEYDQDSKTAKMLLQGACSGCPSSTATLKNGIENILKQFVPDLVEKVEAVNG; from the coding sequence ATGCGTACAATAATTATAGAGCCCACCGAAAACCCGAAAGTGATGAAATTCGTTGCGGATTACACTTTAATCCCGGGATCTCTTGAGCTCGACAGGAATTCAGATATATCAGAAATACCGCTGGCACAGGAATTATTCAACTATCCCTTTGTGGAAAGGATTTTTATAACGGCGAATTTTGTAGCTGTAGCCAAACAGGATACGATAGAATGGGAACATGTGGCGGAAAGCCTTAAAAATGTTATCGAGGATGAGTTGCTGGCCAATCCGAGGGTATACCTCCAGAAGAAAAAGGAAATGTACCAGATTTATGCGGAGATGACGCCCAATCCTAATGTGATGAAATTTGTCTCCAACAAGCTTTTGCTGGACGGCTTTGCAGAAGTGAAATCCAGAGAAGAAGCGGAGGGAGTTCCTTTAGCCCAGGCGATATATAAAGAATTTGATTTTGTTTCCGAAGTTTTTATCTCTGATAATTTCGTTGCGGTAACCCGAGACAATTCCGTGGAATGGCATGAGGTAATGATGGCTGTCCGCGCCCTGATTGCCGAATACCTTCAGAACGGGGGTGAAATTTCCCGTCTTGAGCCACAGAAGCACGAAAATCCTGTAGAAAAAATCATTAACAGGGATTATACTGATAACGAGCAGAAAATATCCGATATCCTGAATGAATATGTTGCTCCTGCAGTGGAAAACGACGGCGGAAAAATTTCGCTGATGGAATACGACCAGGACAGCAAAACAGCCAAAATGCTTTTACAGGGCGCATGTTCCGGATGTCCAAGCTCTACAGCAACACTCAAAAACGGAATTGAAAATATCCTGAAACAATTCGTACCGGATCTGGTAGAAAAAGTGGAAGCGGTTAACGGATAA
- a CDS encoding helix-turn-helix domain-containing protein, whose amino-acid sequence MNNYFFDLIEHTNRSVFLTGKAGTGKTTFLNDFVKKTRKKHIVVAPTGIAAINAGGVTIHSMFGLPLRTFLPTTDRIDGSMANNIADLMPHFKYRKDKLKLLREVEVIIIDEVSMLRADVLDMMDFSLRFIRRNNQRFGGVQMLFIGDLYQLPPVVRDEHLLRQYYQSPFFFDSHAIKEIPLITIELTKVYRQSDEQFLDILNAIRDGDVANIDFSLLNQRYDPDFKAGEDSYVYLCSHNKMADEINQEKLAEIKVEATTYEAKLFGEFKENQFPNDQFLELKPGAQIMFIRNDVSPDKRYFNGKLGEISSLDENEIKIILEGSEREITVKREVWEQKKYFLDTDKSIKEEVLGSFEQFPVKLAWAVTIHKSQGLTFDRVIIDAGKSFTAGQVYVALSRCRTLEGIVLKSEITPEVIFKDNRILQFQGDTHANDHVESILNKEKYDYSIRKVLRTLDCLWFLQEAEEWNKRSIAAKSIDHGKANQLYTQIKHEIVALGKVFEKLERVIFKKVDHFISQQEEWTEIESKAKGAVNFFFTEIRDKIFSPLKDFYAEIKGVKGLKQYNEDFKSWLEDTEEYLNSLKDIHLLETKLLDEKNDKEVSMKIAKVPSQVLTFQLFEQGKTISEIALERGLVKETVIGHLAKFAEQGLLDISRVITSDKIKTFEELFKKDPKETLTEWKNALPSHFEFNEIRILINHFNYFREKSRQE is encoded by the coding sequence ATGAACAATTATTTTTTCGACTTAATAGAGCATACCAACAGAAGTGTCTTTCTTACAGGAAAAGCGGGGACAGGGAAAACCACTTTCCTGAATGATTTTGTGAAAAAGACACGGAAAAAGCATATCGTTGTGGCGCCCACAGGTATCGCAGCCATTAATGCGGGCGGAGTCACCATCCATTCCATGTTCGGCCTTCCGCTAAGGACATTTCTGCCGACCACAGATCGTATCGATGGCAGCATGGCCAACAATATTGCGGATCTTATGCCTCATTTTAAGTATCGGAAAGATAAGCTGAAGCTGCTGAGAGAAGTAGAGGTGATCATTATTGATGAAGTATCGATGTTGCGTGCGGATGTGCTTGACATGATGGATTTTTCACTGCGCTTCATCAGGAGGAATAACCAACGCTTCGGTGGCGTTCAGATGTTGTTTATAGGTGACCTGTATCAGTTGCCGCCTGTAGTGAGGGATGAGCATCTCCTCAGGCAATACTATCAGTCTCCTTTCTTTTTCGACAGTCATGCTATTAAGGAAATCCCACTGATTACGATAGAGCTGACAAAAGTCTACAGACAGTCTGATGAACAGTTCCTGGATATCCTGAATGCCATCCGGGACGGAGATGTTGCCAACATCGATTTCAGCCTCCTGAACCAAAGGTACGATCCTGATTTCAAAGCAGGAGAGGATTCATATGTATACCTTTGCTCACACAATAAAATGGCCGATGAAATCAATCAGGAAAAGCTTGCAGAAATCAAAGTGGAAGCTACTACCTATGAGGCTAAGCTGTTTGGTGAATTTAAGGAGAACCAGTTCCCGAATGATCAGTTTTTAGAACTGAAGCCCGGTGCACAGATCATGTTCATCCGTAATGATGTTTCTCCGGATAAAAGGTATTTCAATGGTAAGCTTGGTGAAATTTCCTCACTGGATGAGAATGAAATTAAAATAATCCTGGAAGGCAGCGAACGCGAAATTACCGTAAAAAGGGAAGTCTGGGAACAGAAAAAATACTTCCTGGATACCGATAAAAGCATTAAGGAAGAAGTTCTGGGAAGCTTTGAACAGTTTCCGGTTAAGCTGGCATGGGCGGTAACCATCCATAAAAGTCAGGGACTTACATTCGACAGGGTGATCATAGATGCCGGAAAAAGCTTTACAGCCGGCCAGGTATATGTGGCATTATCCCGTTGCAGGACGCTGGAAGGTATTGTACTGAAATCTGAAATTACCCCTGAAGTGATTTTTAAAGACAACAGGATTCTGCAGTTCCAGGGGGATACCCACGCCAATGATCATGTAGAATCAATTCTGAATAAAGAAAAATACGATTACAGCATCAGGAAAGTGTTACGCACACTGGATTGCCTGTGGTTCTTACAGGAAGCGGAGGAATGGAACAAACGTTCCATAGCGGCCAAAAGCATTGACCATGGCAAAGCCAATCAGTTGTACACGCAGATAAAACATGAAATCGTAGCCCTCGGAAAGGTTTTTGAGAAGCTTGAAAGGGTTATTTTCAAAAAAGTAGACCACTTCATCAGCCAACAGGAAGAATGGACAGAAATTGAAAGCAAGGCCAAAGGCGCCGTAAATTTCTTTTTTACCGAAATCAGGGATAAAATATTCAGCCCCTTAAAAGATTTTTATGCAGAAATCAAAGGCGTGAAGGGCCTTAAGCAATACAATGAAGATTTTAAAAGCTGGCTGGAAGACACCGAGGAATACCTGAACAGCCTTAAAGATATTCATCTGCTGGAAACCAAGCTTCTCGACGAGAAAAATGATAAGGAAGTCAGTATGAAAATCGCAAAAGTCCCGTCACAGGTCCTTACATTCCAGTTATTTGAGCAAGGGAAAACCATTTCTGAAATTGCGCTGGAAAGGGGATTGGTAAAGGAAACAGTTATCGGGCACCTGGCTAAGTTTGCAGAACAGGGATTGCTGGATATTTCGAGGGTAATTACTTCGGATAAGATTAAAACTTTTGAAGAACTGTTTAAGAAAGATCCTAAAGAAACCTTAACGGAATGGAAGAATGCGCTTCCGAGCCATTTTGAATTTAACGAAATAAGGATACTGATCAATCATTTTAATTATTTCAGAGAAAAGAGCAGGCAGGAATAA
- a CDS encoding MBL fold metallo-hydrolase: MLQIQGFVFNFAGENTYILYNEHKNAWLIDPGNSNEQETKAIENFISENGLTIRKILLTHAHIDHVLGLQWAFDTFKVPVVIHQQDKEILDMFQISGMRFGMNLNHIKVDLEYINEGDELDLDGEAFIVYHVPGHSPGSIVYHNKNQKFMISGDVLFEGSIGRTDLYKGNYEQLISGIKNKLFILDDETQVFSGHGNPTTIGFEKQYNPFLQ; this comes from the coding sequence ATGCTTCAGATTCAGGGCTTCGTATTTAATTTCGCAGGTGAAAACACCTATATCCTTTATAACGAACATAAGAATGCTTGGCTGATTGACCCTGGAAACAGCAACGAGCAGGAGACAAAAGCCATAGAAAACTTCATCAGTGAAAACGGATTAACAATCAGGAAAATCCTGCTTACCCATGCCCATATTGATCATGTACTCGGGCTGCAATGGGCTTTTGATACGTTTAAAGTTCCCGTAGTCATCCATCAGCAAGATAAAGAAATTCTTGATATGTTCCAGATCAGCGGGATGAGGTTCGGAATGAATCTTAACCATATTAAGGTAGACCTTGAATACATTAATGAAGGTGACGAACTCGACCTGGACGGTGAGGCATTTATAGTCTATCATGTTCCGGGACATTCACCCGGTAGCATCGTCTACCATAATAAAAATCAGAAATTCATGATTTCCGGTGACGTACTTTTTGAGGGCAGCATAGGAAGGACCGATCTGTACAAAGGAAATTACGAACAACTGATCAGCGGGATCAAAAATAAACTTTTTATTCTCGATGATGAAACACAGGTTTTCTCAGGGCACGGAAATCCCACAACCATTGGTTTTGAAAAGCAGTACAATCCATTTCTACAATAA
- a CDS encoding NADPH-dependent FMN reductase: protein MSSGTKILIVIGSASRNSSNLKLMEQILEKTGNTDFLMYSDLSVLPHFDTALTDDHTPEEVLTIREDINRSAGIIFSTPEYIFSIPAGLKNLLEWCVSTTVFSEKPVAVITASANGEKGHEELLLILKTLGAITDNKHQALIKGIKGKFDINGSLETDTFAKVSKLVTDFIASVS from the coding sequence ATGTCTTCCGGAACTAAAATCCTGATTGTTATTGGAAGTGCTTCTAGGAATTCCAGCAATCTGAAACTGATGGAGCAGATTCTGGAAAAAACTGGCAATACAGATTTCCTGATGTACAGTGACCTTTCTGTCCTTCCTCATTTTGATACGGCATTAACGGATGACCATACTCCTGAAGAAGTTCTGACAATCAGGGAGGATATCAACAGATCAGCAGGGATAATATTTTCCACACCGGAATATATTTTCAGTATCCCGGCAGGATTAAAAAATCTATTGGAGTGGTGTGTTTCCACAACGGTTTTTTCCGAAAAACCGGTTGCTGTGATTACCGCTTCTGCTAACGGAGAAAAAGGACATGAAGAGTTATTGTTGATTTTAAAAACTCTTGGTGCTATAACAGATAATAAACATCAGGCATTAATAAAAGGCATAAAAGGCAAATTTGACATCAATGGTTCACTGGAAACTGATACCTTTGCCAAAGTGTCAAAATTAGTAACAGATTTTATAGCTTCTGTTTCATAA